In the genome of Acidimicrobiia bacterium, one region contains:
- the hisD gene encoding histidinol dehydrogenase — protein MLARLDLRGNHRDLHRALEPPRAERSDDGDARAAVRAIVDDVRAHGDAALREYTERFDGCVPERLRVPSPDLDRALDGLARDVRDALEFAADQIRAYHRLQDVPEIRTVRSGIKAHEVVRPVDRAGLYAPGGRAPLASTVLMTAIPARVAGVPEIALCVPPGEDGRVHEVMLAAAALGEVDEVYAVGGAQAIAALAYGTETIPAVDVVVGPGNKYVALAKQEVAGVVGIESTAGPSELVVLTDGSAPPEYVAIDLMAQAEHGPDGAAIVVAWDENVLDAVDHELARLVAEAPRRAEIEQTMTRGGRSVLVDDASHAVQLANAVAPEHLELMVAGPERLVGGVRNAGAVFCGEWAPAVIGDYVAGTNHVLPTARSARFASALRVDDFRKHIHVVGLDRDALERVADRVTTLAHVEGLDAHAETITMRVGGDNR, from the coding sequence ATGCTCGCCCGCCTCGACCTGCGCGGCAACCACCGCGACCTGCACCGCGCCCTCGAACCGCCGCGCGCCGAGCGCAGCGACGACGGCGACGCGCGGGCCGCGGTCCGCGCGATCGTGGACGACGTCCGCGCGCACGGCGACGCGGCCCTGCGCGAGTACACGGAGCGGTTCGACGGCTGCGTGCCGGAGCGGCTTCGTGTCCCGTCGCCCGATCTCGACCGCGCGCTCGACGGGCTCGCGCGCGACGTCCGCGACGCGCTCGAGTTCGCGGCTGACCAGATACGGGCCTACCACCGCCTGCAGGACGTGCCCGAGATCCGGACCGTCCGCTCGGGCATCAAGGCCCACGAGGTCGTCCGGCCCGTCGACCGCGCCGGGCTCTACGCGCCCGGGGGTCGCGCCCCGCTCGCGTCGACCGTCCTCATGACCGCGATCCCGGCCCGCGTGGCGGGCGTCCCCGAGATCGCGCTGTGCGTCCCGCCCGGCGAGGACGGGCGTGTGCACGAGGTGATGCTCGCCGCGGCCGCGCTCGGCGAGGTCGACGAGGTCTACGCCGTCGGGGGCGCGCAGGCGATCGCGGCGCTCGCCTACGGGACGGAGACGATCCCGGCCGTCGACGTCGTGGTCGGTCCGGGCAACAAGTACGTGGCGCTCGCGAAGCAGGAGGTCGCGGGCGTGGTCGGGATCGAGTCCACCGCGGGTCCGTCGGAGCTCGTCGTCCTGACCGACGGCTCGGCGCCGCCCGAGTACGTCGCGATCGACCTCATGGCCCAAGCCGAGCACGGGCCCGACGGTGCGGCGATCGTCGTCGCGTGGGACGAGAACGTGCTCGACGCCGTCGACCATGAGCTCGCGCGCCTCGTCGCCGAGGCACCGCGGCGCGCCGAGATCGAGCAGACGATGACCCGCGGCGGTCGCAGCGTCCTGGTGGACGACGCGTCGCACGCGGTGCAGCTCGCGAACGCGGTCGCACCGGAGCACCTCGAGCTCATGGTCGCCGGACCCGAGCGGCTCGTGGGAGGCGTGCGCAACGCCGGTGCCGTGTTCTGCGGCGAGTGGGCACCCGCCGTCATCGGCGACTACGTCGCGGGGACGAACCACGTGCTGCCCACCGCACGATCGGCCCGGTTCGCCAGCGCGCTGCGCGTCGACGACTTCCGCAAGCACATCCACGTCGTGGGGCTCGACCGCGACGCGCTCGAGCGTGTCGCCGATCGCGTCACGACGCTCGCCCACGTCGAGGGCCTCGACGCGCACGCGGAGACGATCACGATGCGGGTCGGAGGCGACAACCGATGA
- the hisB gene encoding imidazoleglycerol-phosphate dehydratase HisB, which yields MSAQIRESQQHRETKETTVDVELRVDGDGRASADTGIPFLDHMLEQLGKHAGFDLTVRARGDLDVDLHHTVEDVGIVVGTALKQALGDKAGVRRFADALVPLDEALVQVALDLSGRPFLVYEVDPVAEWIGTFDPQLAEEFWRAFAFAAGITLHLRSVSGRNGHHVIEASFKGVARALRDAVRVEGTTVPSTKGAL from the coding sequence GTGAGCGCGCAGATCAGGGAGTCGCAGCAGCACCGCGAGACGAAGGAGACGACCGTCGACGTCGAGCTGCGCGTCGACGGTGACGGCCGCGCGTCCGCGGACACCGGCATCCCGTTCCTGGACCACATGCTGGAGCAGCTCGGCAAGCACGCCGGCTTCGACCTCACCGTGCGCGCCCGCGGCGATCTCGACGTCGACCTCCACCACACGGTCGAGGACGTCGGCATCGTGGTCGGAACCGCGCTGAAGCAGGCGCTCGGCGACAAGGCGGGTGTCCGGCGGTTCGCCGACGCGCTCGTCCCCCTCGACGAGGCGCTCGTGCAGGTGGCGCTCGACCTGTCGGGCCGTCCGTTCCTCGTCTACGAGGTCGACCCGGTCGCCGAGTGGATCGGCACGTTCGACCCGCAGCTCGCCGAGGAGTTCTGGCGCGCGTTCGCGTTCGCGGCGGGCATCACGTTGCACCTACGCAGCGTGTCGGGCCGCAACGGGCACCACGTGATCGAGGCGTCGTTCAAGGGCGTGGCGCGCGCGTTGCGGGACGCCGTGCGGGTCGAGGGGACGACCGTCCCCTCGACGAAGGGCGCGCTCTGA
- the hisA gene encoding 1-(5-phosphoribosyl)-5-[(5-phosphoribosylamino)methylideneamino]imidazole-4-carboxamide isomerase, producing MNLYPAIDLRGGHAVRLRQGDFAAETVYDDDPVGVARRFTDAGARWLHVVDLDAARTGSAANLEVVRAVCAAVDARVQVGGGVRDAAAAARLLDAGAARVVVGTAAVETPALVGELCAAHPGRVAVGLDARGREVAVRGWTEVSGRDLVELAVAFAETGVAALVVTEIGRDGTMTGPDVGQLRAVLEATDVPVVASGGVGTIDDLRTLATLRVGTRALAGVIVGRAIYEGRVGVGEAVRALGTPAT from the coding sequence CTGAACCTCTATCCCGCGATCGACCTGCGTGGCGGCCATGCGGTGCGGTTGCGACAAGGCGACTTCGCGGCCGAGACCGTCTACGACGACGACCCGGTCGGTGTGGCGCGGCGGTTCACGGACGCGGGTGCGCGCTGGCTCCATGTCGTCGACCTCGATGCGGCGCGCACGGGGAGCGCGGCGAACCTCGAGGTCGTCCGGGCGGTGTGCGCGGCGGTCGACGCCCGCGTGCAGGTCGGCGGCGGTGTGCGTGACGCGGCCGCGGCCGCCCGTCTCCTGGACGCGGGTGCGGCGCGCGTCGTCGTCGGGACCGCGGCCGTGGAGACCCCCGCGCTGGTGGGCGAGCTGTGCGCCGCGCATCCCGGTCGCGTCGCCGTCGGGCTCGACGCGCGTGGGCGCGAGGTCGCGGTGCGGGGCTGGACCGAGGTGAGCGGCCGCGATCTCGTCGAGCTCGCGGTGGCGTTCGCGGAGACCGGCGTCGCAGCGCTCGTCGTCACGGAGATCGGGCGTGACGGCACGATGACCGGCCCTGACGTCGGGCAGCTCCGGGCCGTGCTCGAGGCGACCGACGTGCCCGTCGTCGCGAGCGGCGGCGTTGGCACGATCGACGATCTGCGGACGCTCGCGACGCTGCGGGTCGGGACCCGGGCACTGGCGGGCGTCATCGTCGGGCGGGCGATCTACGAGGGACGCGTCGGGGTGGGCGAGGCCGTGCGTGCGCTCGGGACGCCGGCCACCTGA
- the trpE gene encoding anthranilate synthase component I, with the protein MAVSRSKPSLDEFLSLAADHTVVPVWREVLADLETPVSAYSKLVGDGEGFLLESVEHAQRWGRFSFMGRDPALTMVVRGRDVTFEHGAVAPPRDVPTDRGALCALEALLARYRAPQLADLPPFHGGVVGYLGYDVVREVERLPSVPVDDLGTPDAVLSLTGHVTAFDHFRQRLYLIENVFVPDGADVATLTNAYERACARLDALVDELARPLPYLPSAPPPEPLSELPPFRSTMTPAQFADVVEAAREYILAGDIFQVVLAQRFDLEGEYDPFDVYRVLRQVNPSPYMYLLRHHEATLVGSSPETMVQVRDGRVISRPIAGTRRRGRTEEDDRRMAAELVEHPKERAEHVMLVDLARNDVGRVVRFGTERVEELMVLERYSHVMHMTSQVTGELAEGKNAVDVLRATFPAGTMSGAPKVRAMEIIDELEPTKRGPYAGVVGYVDFSGNVDTAITIRTMVWRDGQASVEAGAGIVVDSDPELEDLECHNKARALLTAAAASRDFARAEEAALP; encoded by the coding sequence ATGGCCGTCTCCCGCTCGAAGCCGTCGCTCGACGAGTTCCTGAGCCTCGCCGCCGACCACACCGTCGTACCGGTGTGGCGCGAGGTGCTCGCCGATCTCGAGACCCCCGTGTCCGCGTACTCGAAGCTGGTCGGCGACGGCGAAGGGTTCCTGCTCGAGTCGGTCGAGCACGCGCAACGCTGGGGCCGGTTCTCGTTCATGGGACGCGACCCCGCGTTGACGATGGTCGTGCGTGGTCGCGACGTCACGTTCGAGCACGGCGCGGTCGCGCCTCCCCGCGACGTCCCCACCGACCGCGGCGCGCTGTGCGCGCTGGAGGCGTTGCTCGCGCGCTATCGAGCGCCGCAGCTCGCGGACCTGCCGCCGTTCCACGGCGGCGTCGTCGGCTATCTGGGCTACGACGTCGTGCGCGAGGTCGAGCGTCTCCCGAGCGTGCCCGTCGACGACCTCGGCACGCCGGACGCCGTGCTGTCGCTCACGGGTCACGTGACCGCGTTCGACCACTTCCGGCAGCGGCTGTACCTGATCGAGAACGTGTTCGTGCCGGACGGCGCCGACGTCGCGACGCTGACGAACGCGTACGAGCGCGCCTGCGCGCGGCTCGACGCGCTCGTCGACGAGCTCGCGCGCCCGTTGCCGTATCTCCCGTCCGCGCCGCCGCCGGAGCCGCTCAGCGAGCTCCCGCCCTTCCGCTCGACGATGACGCCGGCGCAGTTCGCGGACGTCGTCGAGGCCGCCCGCGAGTACATCCTCGCGGGCGACATCTTCCAGGTCGTGCTCGCGCAGCGCTTCGACCTCGAGGGCGAGTACGACCCGTTCGACGTCTACCGCGTGCTGCGCCAGGTCAACCCGTCGCCGTACATGTACCTCTTGCGGCACCACGAGGCGACGCTCGTCGGCTCGTCGCCCGAGACGATGGTGCAGGTGCGTGACGGGCGTGTGATCAGCCGTCCGATCGCCGGCACGCGGCGTCGTGGCCGCACCGAGGAGGACGACCGGCGCATGGCGGCCGAGCTCGTCGAACATCCGAAGGAGCGTGCCGAGCACGTCATGCTCGTCGACCTCGCACGCAACGACGTCGGGCGCGTCGTGCGCTTCGGCACCGAACGTGTCGAGGAGCTCATGGTGCTCGAGCGGTACTCGCACGTCATGCACATGACGAGCCAGGTCACCGGTGAGCTCGCCGAAGGAAAGAACGCGGTCGACGTGCTGCGCGCGACCTTTCCCGCGGGAACGATGAGCGGCGCCCCGAAGGTGCGGGCGATGGAGATCATCGACGAGCTCGAGCCGACGAAGCGCGGCCCGTACGCGGGAGTCGTCGGGTACGTGGACTTCTCGGGGAACGTCGACACCGCGATCACGATCCGCACGATGGTGTGGCGCGACGGGCAGGCGAGCGTCGAGGCGGGTGCCGGGATCGTCGTCGACTCCGACCCGGAGCTCGAGGACCTCGAGTGCCACAACAAGGCGCGCGCGCTCCTCACCGCAGCCGCGGCGTCGCGCGACTTCGCTCGTGCGGAGGAGGCGGCGCTGCCGTGA
- the hisC gene encoding histidinol-phosphate transaminase: MTRATRTFAPVPPRDDLQALEGYHSPQLDVRVRLNTNESPFPPPRAFVDAWLAELGTVPLHRYPDRAARQLRVALAERLDQPVERVFCANGSNEVLQTLLLTYGGASRRALVFEPTYALHSHIARITGTPLVEAERRDDFSVDVDVARAAIAEHDPSLVFACSPNNPTGTVDEHGTIDALTSTLADTGRALLVVDEAYGEFAPRTAIDLVAEDRPLVVVRTYSKIWSMAALRLGFCVAPEWVVEELEKVVLPYHLGVPTQVAGRLALEYEEAMRARVDELVRERDRVQDALESQPGVTPFPSGANFVLFRVDGDGHAVWERLVARGVLVRDFARWPRLDDCLRVSIGTRDENDAFVAALRDAVAEEGLHR; this comes from the coding sequence ATGACCCGAGCGACGCGCACGTTCGCGCCCGTCCCGCCGCGTGACGACCTGCAGGCGCTCGAGGGCTACCACTCGCCGCAGCTCGACGTGCGGGTCCGCCTCAACACGAACGAGAGCCCCTTCCCCCCGCCGCGCGCGTTCGTGGACGCGTGGCTGGCGGAGCTGGGCACCGTCCCGTTGCACCGGTACCCCGACCGCGCCGCGCGCCAGCTGCGGGTTGCGCTCGCCGAGCGGCTCGACCAGCCCGTCGAACGCGTCTTCTGCGCCAACGGGTCGAACGAGGTGCTCCAGACGCTGCTGTTGACCTACGGCGGCGCGTCGCGTCGCGCGCTCGTGTTCGAGCCGACATACGCGCTCCACTCGCACATCGCGCGCATCACCGGGACGCCGCTCGTCGAAGCCGAGCGCCGTGACGACTTCTCCGTCGACGTCGACGTCGCGCGCGCCGCGATCGCGGAGCACGACCCGTCGCTCGTCTTCGCGTGCAGCCCGAACAACCCGACCGGCACGGTCGACGAGCACGGGACGATCGACGCGCTCACGTCGACGCTCGCCGACACCGGCCGCGCGCTGCTCGTCGTCGACGAGGCGTACGGCGAGTTCGCGCCGCGCACCGCGATCGACCTCGTCGCCGAGGACCGGCCGCTCGTCGTCGTGCGGACGTACTCGAAGATCTGGTCGATGGCGGCGCTGCGCCTCGGTTTCTGCGTCGCGCCGGAGTGGGTGGTCGAGGAGCTCGAGAAGGTCGTGCTGCCGTACCACCTCGGCGTGCCGACCCAGGTCGCCGGGCGGCTCGCGCTCGAGTACGAAGAGGCGATGCGCGCGCGGGTCGACGAGCTCGTGCGCGAGCGTGACCGCGTGCAGGACGCGCTGGAGTCGCAGCCCGGCGTGACGCCGTTCCCGTCGGGCGCCAACTTCGTGCTCTTCCGCGTCGACGGCGACGGGCACGCGGTCTGGGAGCGGCTCGTGGCGCGCGGCGTGCTGGTCCGTGACTTCGCCCGCTGGCCCCGGCTCGACGACTGCCTGCGCGTCAGCATCGGGACGCGTGACGAGAACGACGCGTTCGTCGCCGCCCTGCGCGACGCGGTCGCGGAGGAAGGGTTGCACCGGTGA
- the nth gene encoding endonuclease III — protein MARPRGARARAAEVVRRLAEEYPDARCALEHRNPFELLVATILSAQSTDVMVNKVTPALFARWPEPAELAAADPAELEDVIHPTGFFHAKAKSLIGMASALQDRYQGEVPTELSDLVTLPGVGRKTGNVVRSVAFDLPGLPVDTHVKRLVGRLRLSNETDPDKIEADLDAMVEPADRGLLSLRLIEHGRRVCLARKPRCDACVLADICPSAQLPTAAPAAAKKSRGRGLAARGAG, from the coding sequence ATGGCCCGACCCCGAGGAGCGCGGGCGCGCGCGGCCGAGGTCGTGCGCCGTCTCGCCGAGGAGTATCCCGACGCGCGCTGCGCGCTCGAGCACCGCAACCCGTTCGAGCTGCTCGTCGCGACGATCCTGTCCGCGCAGAGCACCGACGTCATGGTCAACAAGGTGACGCCCGCGCTCTTCGCGCGGTGGCCGGAGCCCGCGGAGCTCGCCGCCGCCGACCCGGCCGAGCTCGAGGACGTCATCCACCCGACGGGCTTCTTCCACGCGAAGGCGAAGAGCCTGATCGGGATGGCGAGCGCGCTGCAGGACCGCTACCAGGGCGAGGTCCCGACCGAGCTCTCCGACCTCGTCACGTTGCCCGGCGTCGGTCGCAAGACGGGCAACGTCGTGCGGTCGGTCGCGTTCGATCTCCCCGGGTTGCCGGTGGACACGCACGTCAAGCGGCTCGTCGGCCGGCTGCGGCTCAGCAACGAGACCGACCCGGACAAGATCGAGGCCGACCTCGACGCGATGGTCGAGCCGGCGGACCGCGGCCTGCTCTCGCTCCGGCTCATCGAGCACGGCCGCAGGGTCTGCCTGGCCCGCAAGCCGCGCTGCGACGCGTGCGTGCTGGCCGACATCTGCCCGTCCGCCCAGCTCCCGACGGCCGCGCCGGCAGCCGCGAAAAAATCGCGCGGTCGCGGTTTGGCGGCGCGAGGGGCCGGGTAA
- a CDS encoding DUF1800 family protein, with translation MVTRAGTDARERAAHLVRRAGFGATAGEIEHVLERGYAETVERLVARSDAGADAVPAPGLTRPPSPITSDRREVETDAVVKWWLRRMVCSTNPLREKLTWLWHGWFPTAAARVVWPATLLDQNIMLRDLATARFETLTQAVTLDLAMLTCVGGLGSAADAPDDRYARVLLERFMLGPGRSTERDVHDAARALTGWVLDRRSGQVRFDASRFDNRTKTVLGRTGPLHAADVVRAAAAHPACAPYVAARVWSELAYPIDPTDRLAHELGTRFLDNDLEIAALVRDVFHHPLFQSAHARAALVKSPLEWVVSAHRALAIPVGDTTVRVLDALGQLPYRPPSIAGWPDRRAWLRDWPADARLRIATHLLRDADVRWLAEVVPTRRPAVLANAFGLPGWSTRTERALHASAGAADTRRVVAVALASPEFLLG, from the coding sequence GTGGTCACTCGGGCCGGCACCGACGCGCGCGAGCGTGCCGCGCACCTCGTCCGGAGGGCCGGGTTCGGCGCGACCGCGGGCGAGATCGAGCACGTCCTCGAGCGCGGGTACGCCGAGACCGTGGAGCGGCTCGTCGCGCGCTCGGACGCGGGCGCCGACGCCGTCCCCGCGCCGGGCCTCACCCGCCCGCCGTCGCCGATCACGTCGGATCGCCGCGAGGTCGAGACCGACGCAGTGGTGAAGTGGTGGCTCCGCCGGATGGTCTGCTCGACGAACCCACTTCGCGAGAAGCTCACGTGGCTCTGGCACGGCTGGTTCCCGACGGCTGCCGCGCGCGTCGTGTGGCCGGCGACGCTGCTCGACCAGAACATCATGCTGCGCGACCTCGCGACCGCCCGGTTCGAGACGTTGACGCAGGCCGTCACGCTCGACCTCGCGATGCTGACGTGCGTGGGCGGCCTGGGCAGCGCGGCCGACGCGCCCGACGACCGCTACGCGCGCGTCCTGCTCGAGCGGTTCATGCTCGGCCCCGGTCGCTCCACCGAGCGCGACGTGCACGACGCCGCGCGCGCGCTCACCGGGTGGGTGCTCGACCGTCGCTCGGGTCAGGTGCGCTTCGACGCGTCACGCTTCGACAACCGGACCAAGACGGTGCTCGGGCGGACGGGTCCGCTCCATGCGGCCGACGTCGTGCGTGCCGCGGCGGCACATCCAGCGTGCGCGCCGTACGTCGCGGCGCGCGTGTGGAGCGAGCTCGCCTACCCGATCGACCCGACCGATCGCCTCGCACACGAGCTCGGCACGCGCTTCCTCGACAACGATCTCGAGATCGCGGCGCTGGTTCGCGACGTGTTCCACCACCCGCTCTTCCAGTCGGCGCACGCCCGCGCCGCGCTCGTGAAGTCGCCGCTCGAGTGGGTCGTCTCGGCGCACCGTGCGCTCGCGATCCCGGTCGGCGACACGACGGTGCGCGTCCTCGACGCGCTCGGGCAGCTCCCGTACCGGCCGCCGAGCATCGCGGGCTGGCCCGACCGCCGCGCGTGGCTGCGCGACTGGCCCGCGGACGCGCGGCTCCGGATCGCCACGCACCTGCTCCGGGACGCGGACGTGCGGTGGCTCGCCGAGGTCGTTCCCACGCGTCGTCCCGCGGTGCTCGCCAACGCGTTCGGGCTGCCGGGCTGGAGCACGCGCACCGAGCGCGCGCTGCACGCGTCGGCCGGCGCGGCGGACACCCGACGCGTCGTCGCGGTCGCCCTCGCGTCGCCGGAGTTCTTGCTGGGCTGA
- the hisI gene encoding phosphoribosyl-AMP cyclohydrolase, with protein sequence MPATPTATPIGYTDDELASVQYDADGLVPAIVQDEATGQVLMFAWMNDEALRRTLDTGRTWFWSRSRQEYWCKGETSGDRQWVRAAYYDCDMDVLLFVVEQEGRGACHTGERSCFFRAFGSGSAPGPV encoded by the coding sequence ATGCCCGCGACACCGACCGCCACACCCATCGGCTACACGGACGACGAGCTCGCGTCGGTCCAGTACGACGCCGACGGTCTCGTGCCCGCGATCGTGCAGGACGAGGCGACCGGGCAGGTGCTCATGTTCGCCTGGATGAACGACGAGGCGCTGCGGCGCACGCTCGACACCGGGCGAACGTGGTTCTGGAGTCGCAGCCGGCAGGAGTACTGGTGCAAGGGCGAGACGTCGGGCGACCGCCAGTGGGTGCGCGCGGCGTACTACGACTGCGACATGGACGTCCTGCTGTTCGTCGTCGAGCAGGAAGGGCGTGGCGCGTGCCACACCGGTGAGCGCTCGTGCTTCTTCCGCGCCTTCGGCAGCGGGTCGGCGCCCGGTCCGGTATGA
- a CDS encoding S9 family peptidase yields the protein MSSPTPPRAERRPVTLRAHDDERVDEWYWLRDRDDPAVVAYLEAENDYARTALAHTDALQQRLFDEIKGRIQETDVSAPVRKGRWDYFTRTIEGLQYAIHGRRRAGAPVGEDEMVLLDENVLAEGHGFFALGALSVNPAQRLLAYSVDFDGSERFEMRFRDLSRGTDLDDVVPDTYYGAAWASDDRTVLYTRPDEAMRPWQVWRHVLGTPAADDVLVHQEDDDRFYLDVERTRTGRYLIITAHSKITTEVWFVPADDPTATPRVVEPRREGVEYVVEHHWSRTDGDRFYVVTNDDGAENFKLMLTPVASPGRAHWREVVAHRPDVRLDAVDAFADHVVLSERADGLEQLRVMSLRDDSEHLIEMPEPVYSAGLGANLEFETRTVRYVYTSLATPASSYDYDLDARVSVLVKRQPVLGGYDPTRFRTERLWATSADGTRVPISLVARVDVERTGDAPTLLYGYGSYESSTDPTFSSIRLSLLERGWVFAIAHIRGGGELGRRWYEDGKLLRKRHTFEDFVACAQHLVDERYTSPSRLAARGGSAGGLLVGAVLNERPDLFRAVVAQVPFVDVVTTILDETLPLTVTEWDEWGNPVEDAEVYRYMKSYSPYDNVRAQDYPAILVTAGLNDSRVAYWEPAKWVAKLRATKTDDNVLVLRTEMGAGHGGPSGRYDAWRDEALVLAFLIDQVAPETAGA from the coding sequence ATGTCATCCCCGACGCCTCCGCGCGCCGAACGCCGCCCGGTGACGCTTCGCGCGCACGACGACGAGCGCGTCGACGAGTGGTACTGGCTCCGCGATCGCGACGATCCCGCCGTCGTCGCATACCTCGAGGCCGAGAACGACTACGCGCGCACGGCGCTCGCCCACACCGACGCGCTGCAGCAGCGGCTGTTCGACGAGATCAAGGGCCGAATCCAGGAGACCGACGTCTCGGCGCCCGTCCGCAAGGGGCGCTGGGACTACTTCACACGCACGATCGAGGGCCTGCAGTACGCGATCCACGGCCGCCGCCGCGCGGGCGCGCCGGTCGGCGAGGACGAGATGGTGCTGCTCGACGAGAACGTCCTCGCCGAGGGGCACGGGTTCTTCGCGCTCGGTGCGCTGAGCGTGAACCCCGCGCAGCGGCTCCTCGCGTACTCGGTCGACTTCGACGGCTCGGAGCGCTTCGAGATGCGCTTCCGCGACCTCTCGCGCGGCACCGACCTCGACGACGTCGTGCCGGACACGTACTACGGCGCGGCATGGGCGAGCGACGACCGTACGGTCCTGTACACGCGCCCCGACGAGGCGATGCGCCCGTGGCAGGTCTGGCGTCACGTCCTCGGGACGCCGGCCGCGGACGACGTGCTCGTCCACCAGGAGGACGACGACCGCTTCTACCTCGACGTCGAGCGCACGCGCACGGGTCGGTACCTGATCATCACCGCGCACTCGAAGATCACGACCGAGGTGTGGTTCGTCCCCGCGGACGACCCGACGGCGACGCCTCGCGTCGTCGAGCCGCGCCGTGAGGGCGTCGAGTACGTCGTCGAGCACCACTGGTCCCGCACCGACGGTGACCGGTTCTACGTCGTGACGAACGACGACGGTGCCGAGAACTTCAAGCTCATGCTGACGCCGGTCGCGTCGCCGGGGCGGGCGCACTGGCGCGAGGTCGTCGCCCATCGTCCCGACGTGCGGCTCGACGCGGTCGACGCGTTCGCGGACCACGTCGTGCTGTCGGAGCGCGCCGACGGGCTCGAGCAGCTGCGCGTCATGTCGTTGCGTGACGACAGCGAGCACCTGATCGAGATGCCGGAGCCCGTCTACAGCGCCGGCCTCGGCGCGAACCTCGAGTTCGAGACGCGCACCGTCCGCTACGTGTACACGTCGCTCGCCACGCCGGCGTCGTCGTACGACTACGACCTCGACGCGCGCGTCTCGGTGCTCGTCAAGCGTCAGCCCGTGCTCGGCGGGTACGACCCGACCCGGTTCCGGACCGAGCGGCTGTGGGCGACGTCGGCCGACGGGACACGGGTGCCGATCTCGCTCGTCGCGCGCGTCGACGTCGAGCGCACGGGCGACGCGCCGACGTTGCTGTACGGGTACGGCTCGTACGAGTCGTCGACCGACCCCACGTTCAGCTCGATCCGGCTCAGCCTCCTCGAGCGCGGCTGGGTGTTCGCGATCGCGCACATCCGCGGTGGCGGCGAGCTCGGCCGTCGCTGGTACGAGGACGGGAAGCTGCTGCGCAAGCGGCACACGTTCGAGGACTTCGTCGCGTGCGCGCAGCACCTCGTCGACGAGCGCTACACGTCGCCGTCACGACTCGCCGCGCGCGGCGGGAGCGCGGGCGGTCTGCTGGTGGGCGCGGTGCTCAACGAGCGCCCCGACCTCTTCCGCGCCGTCGTCGCGCAGGTCCCGTTCGTCGACGTCGTCACGACGATCCTCGACGAGACGCTGCCGCTCACCGTCACCGAGTGGGACGAGTGGGGCAACCCCGTCGAGGACGCCGAGGTGTATCGCTACATGAAGTCGTACTCGCCGTACGACAACGTGCGCGCCCAGGACTACCCGGCGATCCTCGTCACCGCAGGGCTGAACGACTCGCGCGTCGCGTACTGGGAGCCCGCGAAGTGGGTCGCGAAGCTGCGCGCGACGAAGACCGACGACAACGTGCTCGTGCTCCGGACCGAGATGGGCGCGGGCCACGGCGGCCCGTCAGGCCGGTACGACGCCTGGCGCGACGAAGCGCTCGTGCTCGCGTTCCTGATCGACCAGGTCGCTCCGGAGACGGCCGGCGCCTGA
- a CDS encoding alpha/beta hydrolase, producing the protein MPEPRTCVTEDGLRLEAELAPANGPARARAVLCHPHPQYGGSMRSIVIGALFDALPRAGVTCLRFNFRGVERSEGVWDEGNLERVDVEAAVALLDRDAPGPGPLFLAGWSFGADMALSVRDPRVAAWLAIAPPLRYVHDLAGLEDDPRPKLLALAQHDEVRDPAEVEAIAARWASTEVHVVGGASHFFVGRTDRLVELALGFADELVAERDPGG; encoded by the coding sequence ATGCCGGAGCCCCGCACGTGCGTGACCGAGGACGGGCTGCGTCTCGAGGCCGAGCTCGCGCCGGCGAACGGGCCCGCCCGCGCCCGCGCCGTGCTGTGCCACCCGCATCCGCAGTACGGCGGGAGCATGCGCTCGATCGTGATCGGTGCGCTGTTCGACGCCCTGCCGCGCGCAGGCGTGACGTGCCTGCGCTTCAACTTCCGGGGCGTGGAGCGCAGCGAGGGCGTGTGGGACGAGGGCAACCTCGAACGGGTCGACGTGGAGGCCGCCGTCGCGCTGCTGGACCGCGACGCGCCCGGCCCGGGTCCGCTGTTCCTCGCAGGTTGGTCGTTCGGTGCCGACATGGCGCTGTCGGTCCGGGACCCGCGGGTCGCGGCGTGGCTCGCGATCGCCCCTCCCCTTCGCTACGTCCACGACCTCGCCGGACTCGAGGACGATCCCCGGCCCAAGCTGCTGGCCCTCGCCCAGCACGACGAGGTCCGGGACCCGGCCGAGGTCGAGGCGATCGCGGCCCGCTGGGCGAGCACCGAGGTCCACGTCGTCGGCGGTGCCAGCCACTTCTTCGTCGGGCGCACGGACCGCCTCGTCGAGCTCGCGCTCGGGTTCGCCGACGAGCTCGTGGCGGAGCGTGACCCGGGCGGCTAG